From one Conyzicola nivalis genomic stretch:
- a CDS encoding DedA family protein has product MEQITDATLLLAASPWVYVVVFLLTVLDAFFIVVPSETVVVALGALALSTGSPDLTILIPVAAVAATIGDSLTFWLGRVVGLVRFAWMRRPRVARVLGWAARSLDDRAAAVLLTARFVPFGRIAVNLTAGASGFRYSRFLALTAVAGVCWASYNALVGALFGAWFEGNPLLAVAMSVAVALVLGVLVDRAGARLSTAWNSRRN; this is encoded by the coding sequence ATGGAACAAATCACGGATGCCACGTTGCTGCTTGCCGCATCGCCGTGGGTCTACGTCGTCGTGTTTCTGCTCACGGTTCTCGACGCCTTCTTTATAGTCGTCCCGAGCGAGACGGTCGTCGTCGCGCTCGGCGCTCTCGCCCTGTCGACGGGGTCGCCCGACCTGACGATCCTGATCCCCGTCGCCGCTGTCGCCGCAACGATCGGCGACAGCCTGACTTTCTGGCTCGGTCGGGTCGTGGGGCTAGTGCGCTTCGCCTGGATGCGTCGCCCCCGCGTCGCGCGCGTGCTCGGCTGGGCGGCCCGCTCGCTTGATGACCGGGCGGCGGCGGTGCTGCTCACTGCCCGGTTCGTTCCCTTCGGACGAATCGCCGTGAATCTCACGGCGGGCGCCAGCGGGTTCCGCTACTCGCGCTTCCTGGCTCTCACCGCCGTCGCGGGAGTCTGCTGGGCCTCGTACAACGCGCTCGTCGGTGCGCTGTTCGGCGCCTGGTTCGAGGGAAACCCCCTCCTCGCGGTGGCGATGTCGGTCGCCGTGGCGCTCGTGCTCGGAGTTCTCGTCGACAGGGCGGGCGCGCGGCTTAGCACGGCTTGGAATTCGCGGCGTAACTAG
- a CDS encoding maltokinase N-terminal cap-like domain-containing protein — protein MSTTLECIAQWITRQRWYAGKGHEPRLRILSHESVPSDDPDARVSVLLVMDDEGNIPTLYQVPIVERSSVQPAQHAYLIGQNDEGDYIFDGPHDEAYPRALLALLAPDLAREVTVTRSTVLSGEQSNTSIIFEIDGTPSIICKVFRALHHGDNPDVTLQAALSAAGSTAVPRFVGEMHGEWDDVGRPNGRASGHLAFAQEFLAGAEDGWKVALRFAAEGSDFTELARSLGEQTARVHSGLASVMPTTEATDDAIAGFGVSWARRLRLAIQEVPALLDSRDDIAAVYETARTGTWPLLQRIHGDFHLGQALLVPERGWVLVDFEGEPLRPMNERDRPDVALRDVAGMLRSFDYAAGATPGNPTEWAEACREAFTAGYLAESGVDIETFRPLLDAFELDKAVYEAIYEARNRPDWLAIPLRGIEHLLAARTARLGA, from the coding sequence ATGAGCACAACGCTGGAATGTATCGCACAGTGGATCACGCGACAGCGTTGGTATGCGGGCAAGGGGCACGAGCCCCGGCTGCGTATCCTCTCGCACGAATCCGTGCCGTCCGACGATCCCGACGCCCGGGTGAGCGTGCTCCTCGTGATGGACGACGAGGGCAACATCCCCACCCTCTACCAGGTCCCCATCGTCGAACGCTCGTCTGTCCAGCCGGCGCAGCACGCCTACCTCATCGGCCAGAACGACGAAGGCGACTACATCTTCGACGGCCCACACGACGAGGCCTACCCGCGCGCGCTGCTCGCCCTGCTGGCTCCCGACCTCGCGCGTGAGGTCACGGTGACCCGCAGCACGGTGCTCTCCGGCGAGCAGTCGAACACGTCGATCATCTTCGAGATCGACGGCACCCCCTCGATCATCTGCAAGGTGTTCCGCGCCCTGCACCACGGCGACAACCCTGACGTCACGCTGCAGGCCGCGCTCAGCGCCGCCGGCTCGACCGCCGTGCCCCGCTTCGTGGGCGAGATGCACGGCGAATGGGACGACGTGGGTCGCCCCAACGGCCGGGCCTCGGGTCACCTCGCCTTCGCGCAGGAGTTCCTCGCCGGGGCGGAGGACGGCTGGAAGGTCGCGCTGCGTTTCGCCGCCGAGGGCAGTGACTTCACCGAGCTGGCGCGCTCGCTCGGCGAGCAGACGGCTCGCGTGCACTCCGGCCTCGCATCCGTCATGCCCACCACCGAGGCGACCGACGACGCCATCGCGGGATTCGGCGTCTCCTGGGCCCGGCGTCTCCGCCTGGCCATCCAGGAGGTCCCCGCACTCCTCGACAGCCGCGACGATATCGCCGCGGTCTACGAGACGGCTCGCACCGGCACGTGGCCGCTTCTTCAGCGCATCCACGGCGACTTCCACCTCGGTCAGGCGCTGCTCGTCCCCGAGCGCGGCTGGGTGCTCGTCGACTTCGAGGGTGAGCCGCTGCGGCCGATGAACGAGCGGGACAGACCGGATGTCGCGCTCCGCGACGTCGCCGGAATGCTGCGGTCGTTCGACTACGCTGCCGGAGCGACCCCCGGCAACCCCACCGAGTGGGCCGAGGCGTGCCGCGAGGCGTTCACCGCCGGGTACCTCGCCGAGTCGGGAGTCGACATCGAGACCTTCCGGCCCCTGCTCGACGCGTTCGAACTCGACAAGGCGGTCTACGAGGCCATCTACGAGGCACGCAACCGGCCCGACTGGCTCGCGATCCCGTTGCGGGGCATCGAGCACCTCCTCGCGGCGCGCACGGCGCGGCTCGGAGCGTGA
- a CDS encoding flavin monoamine oxidase family protein: MSFTRRTFLIGAGSGLSVLVLTACAVDAQPEPTPSPTRTATGVVPSPASFARSAWGKDSFARGAVSFMAVGSTLEHRRALSVPLLRRVFFAGEATSVDDAGTVLGARLSGRAAAAAVAEVGNANDRIAVIGAGAAGAEAAKRLTENGFDVVVIEARKRTGGRIDTVSGDAWPFPVELGAWRISDVDLIAELEGLGVSTVELGAATDSSVFRSTTGESGSDDVGAVAVESALAWAKQQARDESLKTSLEESGADAAAAASDTGELSGGDLLGQHLATLATVYGADASELSSWFTGDDVGSARVVTGGLRSAIDDSLDGVETFLSTTVVGVAYSDERVSLRLGTGESLSVDRVVVTVPLGVLQDDGIDFDPLLPFEHRTAIAALGMGTIDTVWLRFDEPFWTTDAVLWNLVGTEDEITTWYNLEPITGEPVLVGVVGGAAAERTELLSDDELTTTVLQTLAPFAR, from the coding sequence ATGTCATTCACTCGTCGCACTTTCCTCATCGGAGCGGGATCCGGCCTTTCCGTGCTGGTTCTCACCGCGTGCGCGGTCGACGCCCAGCCCGAGCCGACGCCCAGCCCGACGCGCACCGCCACCGGAGTCGTGCCGTCGCCCGCGTCGTTTGCTCGCAGTGCGTGGGGGAAGGACTCGTTCGCCCGCGGTGCCGTGAGTTTTATGGCCGTCGGTTCCACGCTCGAACACCGCAGGGCGCTCAGCGTGCCCCTGCTGCGCCGCGTTTTCTTCGCGGGTGAGGCCACGAGCGTAGACGACGCGGGGACAGTGCTCGGAGCACGACTCTCCGGTCGCGCGGCCGCGGCGGCTGTCGCCGAGGTCGGAAACGCCAACGACAGGATCGCCGTGATCGGTGCCGGCGCGGCCGGTGCGGAAGCCGCCAAGCGGCTCACCGAGAACGGTTTCGACGTCGTCGTCATCGAAGCGCGCAAACGCACCGGTGGTCGCATCGACACCGTCTCGGGCGACGCGTGGCCCTTCCCCGTCGAGCTGGGCGCCTGGCGGATCTCCGACGTCGACCTGATCGCCGAGCTCGAGGGTCTCGGAGTCTCCACGGTCGAACTCGGCGCCGCGACCGACAGCTCGGTCTTCCGGTCCACGACGGGCGAGAGCGGCTCCGACGACGTCGGCGCGGTAGCCGTCGAGTCGGCACTCGCCTGGGCAAAACAGCAGGCACGGGATGAATCGCTCAAGACGTCTCTCGAAGAATCGGGCGCCGACGCGGCAGCCGCGGCATCCGACACCGGTGAGCTCTCGGGAGGCGACCTGCTCGGCCAGCACCTCGCGACGCTCGCCACCGTCTACGGGGCCGACGCCTCCGAGCTGTCCAGTTGGTTCACCGGCGACGATGTGGGATCCGCCCGCGTCGTCACGGGCGGACTCCGGTCGGCGATCGACGACTCGCTCGACGGCGTAGAGACCTTCCTCTCGACCACCGTGGTCGGGGTCGCCTACAGCGACGAACGGGTGAGCCTGCGGCTCGGCACGGGAGAGTCGCTCTCGGTCGACCGCGTCGTCGTCACTGTCCCGCTCGGCGTGCTGCAGGACGACGGCATCGACTTCGACCCCCTCCTGCCCTTCGAACACCGCACGGCCATCGCCGCTCTCGGCATGGGCACGATCGACACCGTGTGGCTGCGGTTCGACGAGCCGTTCTGGACCACCGACGCCGTGCTCTGGAATCTCGTCGGCACCGAGGACGAGATCACCACCTGGTACAACCTCGAGCCGATCACCGGCGAACCGGTGCTCGTCGGCGTGGTGGGCGGCGCGGCGGCGGAACGCACCGAGCTGCTCAGCGACGACGAACTGACTACGACTGTTCTACAGACGCTCGCACCGTTCGCGCGCTGA
- a CDS encoding Pr6Pr family membrane protein, producing MNSRVAVGAARFIFALVELVSLVARYIWGLDTASFAPGNFFAYLTIQSNIAFMVVCVVGGIVALKSTVDPPWLTNLHAVVLSWILVAGIVFAILVQQAGERGFRLEVPWSDQVLHFWLPAFALLEWIISRGRGRSQWRMITLTVGYPVIWGGITLVRGAVVGWYPYFFLDPDQVTDPFEFVTYSSIALLTFAVTSTGVISLARLKPVAERVSARTVRASVEQS from the coding sequence GTGAATTCTCGAGTCGCCGTCGGTGCCGCTCGCTTCATTTTCGCGCTCGTCGAACTCGTTTCGTTAGTGGCGCGTTACATCTGGGGACTCGACACCGCGAGCTTCGCGCCCGGCAATTTTTTCGCCTATCTCACCATCCAGAGCAACATCGCCTTTATGGTCGTCTGCGTCGTCGGCGGCATCGTCGCCCTGAAATCGACGGTTGACCCGCCGTGGCTCACCAACCTGCACGCCGTCGTTCTCAGCTGGATCCTGGTGGCCGGGATCGTGTTCGCGATCCTCGTGCAGCAGGCGGGGGAGCGCGGGTTCCGGCTCGAGGTACCGTGGAGCGACCAGGTGCTGCACTTCTGGCTGCCGGCCTTCGCACTGCTCGAGTGGATCATCTCACGCGGCCGCGGACGTTCCCAGTGGCGCATGATCACGCTCACGGTGGGCTATCCCGTGATCTGGGGTGGCATAACCCTGGTGCGCGGGGCGGTCGTCGGCTGGTACCCCTACTTCTTCCTCGACCCCGACCAAGTGACCGACCCCTTCGAGTTCGTCACGTACTCGTCGATCGCGCTCTTGACCTTCGCCGTGACGAGCACGGGCGTCATCTCACTCGCCCGATTGAAACCGGTCGCGGAGCGCGTCAGCGCGCGAACGGTGCGAGCGTCTGTAGAACAGTCGTAG
- a CDS encoding nucleoside deaminase has translation MTHSFATSVTAELPAWLVAELDDYTRPLETHEQRMAVVNGLAARNWREGNGGPFAAIVVDRATDLIVSVGVNVVLSSGLSAGHAEFTALSLAQTRLGNWDLGGTAEQDLELVVNWRPCIMCYGSLIWSGVKHLVIAGDGPELERLSGFDEGPIPGGDWKRELEARGISVTMDVLRDEAIAVFAEYGESNSIVYNARGTGSRN, from the coding sequence ATGACCCATTCCTTCGCCACCAGCGTCACAGCCGAGTTGCCCGCCTGGCTCGTCGCCGAACTCGACGACTACACGAGGCCGCTCGAGACGCACGAGCAGCGCATGGCCGTCGTCAACGGTCTGGCCGCCCGCAACTGGCGCGAGGGCAACGGGGGGCCGTTCGCCGCGATCGTCGTCGACCGCGCCACCGACCTCATCGTCTCGGTCGGCGTCAACGTCGTGCTCAGTTCCGGTCTGAGCGCGGGCCACGCCGAGTTCACCGCGCTGTCACTCGCACAGACGCGACTGGGCAACTGGGACCTCGGCGGCACCGCGGAGCAGGACCTGGAACTCGTCGTCAACTGGCGGCCCTGCATCATGTGTTACGGATCGCTCATCTGGTCGGGCGTCAAGCACCTCGTCATCGCCGGCGACGGACCCGAGCTCGAACGGCTCAGCGGATTCGACGAGGGCCCGATCCCCGGCGGCGACTGGAAGCGCGAGCTCGAGGCCCGCGGCATCAGCGTCACGATGGACGTGCTGCGCGACGAGGCCATCGCGGTCTTCGCCGAGTACGGCGAGTCGAACTCGATCGTCTACAACGCTAGGGGAACCGGCTCACGCAACTAG
- a CDS encoding DUF5997 family protein, with the protein MSTERSPQSMKPSTAAQKLGIYLPAAPEDFQKNDVTRTELNELLANPPEWLVQLRLHGPHPRPIVAGKLGVSNAGLARGGVDEALTTEQIQELLAAPPRWLVTERRTQADVREENARLKQRDKERAEWSAKQERIAEREASDAANRAARAEREGK; encoded by the coding sequence ATGAGTACCGAGCGTTCCCCGCAGTCCATGAAGCCCTCGACGGCCGCGCAGAAGCTCGGCATCTACCTGCCTGCGGCGCCCGAAGACTTCCAGAAAAACGACGTCACCCGCACCGAGCTGAACGAGCTCCTCGCCAACCCGCCGGAGTGGCTCGTGCAGCTGCGCCTGCACGGTCCGCACCCCCGCCCCATCGTGGCCGGCAAGCTGGGCGTGTCCAACGCCGGCCTTGCCCGCGGGGGAGTCGACGAGGCGCTGACGACCGAGCAGATCCAGGAGCTTCTCGCGGCCCCACCGCGCTGGCTCGTCACGGAGCGCCGTACCCAGGCCGACGTGCGCGAAGAGAACGCGCGTCTCAAGCAGCGTGACAAGGAACGCGCCGAGTGGTCCGCCAAGCAGGAGCGCATCGCCGAGCGCGAGGCGAGCGACGCGGCCAACCGCGCCGCCCGCGCCGAGCGCGAAGGCAAGTAG
- a CDS encoding LysR family substrate-binding domain-containing protein — protein sequence MTLTLAFVPGVTLTKWTRLWEERRADEALGFLATTESTQADALLDGSAQVGFVRLPLPPHAERELSVIRLYSEVPVAVLPEDHPLADQDSVTLADLSEITLHDNQGPLRDAVELVAAGVGALVVPHALARQYSRKDVVSRDVTDADETWIAVAWRTEGETADIEEFVGIVRGRSANSSRGGTIAPRKEKVDPDLQIAKEKPEKKPAVKPRGKYVHRSTARPQGKRRRQGR from the coding sequence GTGACTCTCACCCTCGCCTTCGTGCCCGGCGTCACGCTCACCAAGTGGACCAGGCTGTGGGAGGAACGCCGCGCCGACGAGGCCCTCGGGTTTCTCGCGACGACCGAGTCGACGCAGGCGGACGCGCTGCTCGACGGGAGCGCGCAGGTGGGGTTCGTGCGGCTGCCGTTGCCCCCGCACGCGGAGCGTGAGCTCAGTGTCATCCGTCTCTACAGCGAAGTCCCCGTCGCGGTGCTGCCCGAGGACCACCCGCTCGCCGACCAGGATTCCGTGACGCTCGCCGACCTCTCCGAGATCACGCTGCACGACAACCAGGGGCCGCTGCGCGACGCCGTCGAACTCGTCGCGGCCGGCGTGGGGGCGCTCGTCGTCCCGCACGCGCTCGCCCGCCAGTATTCGCGTAAAGACGTCGTTTCGCGCGACGTCACCGATGCCGACGAGACCTGGATCGCCGTGGCCTGGCGCACCGAGGGTGAGACCGCCGACATCGAAGAGTTCGTGGGCATCGTGCGCGGACGCTCGGCCAACAGCTCGCGGGGCGGAACCATCGCGCCGCGCAAGGAGAAGGTCGACCCCGACCTGCAAATCGCGAAAGAGAAGCCGGAGAAGAAGCCGGCCGTCAAACCGCGGGGCAAGTACGTGCACCGCTCCACCGCGCGGCCGCAGGGCAAGCGCCGCCGTCAGGGCCGATAG
- a CDS encoding GAP family protein, with protein MGPVIGDVLPLALGIAISPLPIMATTIMLLSPKARGTSVGFLIGWVAGITVMTTLFVLLAALLPSVRPHTPNVLIGAIEMLLGLLLIVLAVRTWRARPRAGESPPVPRWITAIDSLTLWRGLAVGFVYSAFRPKNLLISLAAGVVIGSARLALAPATVVMAIFVALAASTIAAPVVAFFSGAPRVTTGLEGLREWLLRNISTVTATALLFLGVVIVGMGIAEF; from the coding sequence GTGGGACCGGTCATCGGCGACGTGCTTCCGCTGGCCCTCGGCATCGCCATCAGCCCGTTGCCGATCATGGCGACCACGATCATGCTGCTCTCGCCGAAGGCCCGCGGCACGAGCGTGGGGTTCCTGATCGGCTGGGTGGCGGGCATCACGGTGATGACGACGCTTTTCGTGCTGCTCGCCGCGCTGCTACCGAGCGTGCGGCCGCACACCCCGAACGTGCTGATCGGCGCGATCGAGATGCTGCTCGGACTGTTGCTCATCGTGCTGGCCGTGCGCACCTGGCGCGCGCGGCCCCGGGCGGGGGAGTCGCCGCCGGTACCACGCTGGATCACCGCCATCGACTCGCTCACGCTCTGGCGCGGGCTCGCTGTCGGCTTCGTCTACTCGGCGTTCCGGCCCAAGAACCTGCTGATCTCCCTCGCGGCCGGTGTCGTGATCGGCTCGGCGAGGCTCGCGCTGGCACCCGCGACGGTCGTGATGGCAATCTTCGTCGCCCTCGCGGCGTCGACCATTGCCGCGCCCGTCGTCGCTTTCTTCTCGGGGGCACCCCGGGTGACGACCGGTCTCGAGGGGCTGCGCGAGTGGCTGCTGCGTAACATCTCGACGGTCACCGCTACCGCGCTGCTCTTCCTCGGCGTGGTGATCGTCGGCATGGGTATCGCGGAGTTCTAG
- a CDS encoding AI-2E family transporter, whose product MNRTPAGGSILICIMWWKRTAPELPPVPVEPPRAGMPRGTAILLGLAGAVVVAYGLSSLRSIVAPVVLSLVLTICAHPLRTGLEKRGVPRGIATGTVALAVFLTLAAFVTALVVALAQFATLLPQFAPEIAQIGRTIGAGLADLGISTSQVQEIVGGFDPGRILDLVYGVFGNVANLTVALVVVLTTLILMAADSSYLGAILADLRPGRARIVTSLEILAAGIRRYMIATAALGIAQGALNAIALVILGVPGAFLWGLLAFLGSFIPNIGYFIAIIPPVVFGFLVGGWQTAIPVIIVYALVNGVVQTLVQPRVVGNAVALSQTITFLSVLFWATVIGPVGAILAVPLTLIVRALLIDSDPQAGWWRPVIGDLARTKSVMKAEDAARKNRRRGQK is encoded by the coding sequence GTGAACCGAACACCCGCCGGCGGCAGCATCCTGATCTGCATCATGTGGTGGAAGCGCACGGCCCCCGAACTGCCCCCGGTACCCGTCGAGCCGCCCCGGGCCGGCATGCCGCGCGGCACGGCAATCCTGCTCGGACTCGCCGGCGCCGTCGTCGTCGCCTACGGCCTCTCGTCGCTGCGGTCGATCGTCGCCCCGGTGGTGCTGTCCCTCGTGCTCACGATCTGCGCGCACCCCCTGCGCACGGGGCTGGAGAAACGCGGGGTCCCGCGCGGGATCGCGACGGGCACGGTGGCCCTCGCCGTGTTCCTCACCCTCGCGGCGTTCGTCACCGCCCTCGTCGTGGCGTTGGCCCAGTTCGCCACGCTGCTCCCGCAGTTCGCCCCTGAGATCGCGCAGATCGGCCGCACGATCGGCGCCGGGCTGGCCGACCTCGGCATCAGCACGAGCCAAGTGCAGGAGATCGTGGGCGGTTTCGACCCCGGCCGCATCCTCGACCTCGTCTACGGGGTGTTCGGCAACGTCGCGAATCTGACCGTCGCACTCGTCGTCGTGCTGACCACGCTGATCCTGATGGCCGCCGACTCCAGCTACCTCGGTGCGATCCTCGCCGACCTGCGACCCGGCCGCGCGCGGATCGTGACGTCGCTCGAGATCCTGGCCGCGGGCATCCGCCGCTACATGATCGCGACCGCGGCGCTCGGCATCGCCCAGGGCGCCCTCAACGCGATCGCCCTGGTGATCCTCGGCGTCCCCGGCGCCTTCCTCTGGGGGCTGCTCGCGTTCCTCGGCAGCTTCATCCCCAACATCGGCTACTTCATCGCGATCATCCCGCCCGTCGTGTTCGGCTTCCTCGTCGGGGGCTGGCAGACGGCCATTCCGGTGATCATCGTCTACGCGCTGGTCAACGGCGTGGTGCAGACGCTGGTGCAACCGCGCGTCGTGGGTAACGCGGTCGCGCTCAGCCAGACCATCACCTTCCTCTCGGTGCTCTTCTGGGCCACCGTCATCGGTCCCGTCGGCGCAATTCTGGCCGTACCTCTCACCCTCATCGTGCGCGCGCTTCTGATCGACTCGGATCCCCAGGCGGGCTGGTGGCGCCCCGTCATCGGCGACCTCGCGCGCACGAAATCGGTGATGAAGGCGGAAGACGCCGCGCGTAAGAACCGTCGGCGCGGCCAGAAGTAG
- a CDS encoding SHOCT domain-containing protein, translating to MNWDNFWEVIWLFFWGFVFIAYLMALFSIVADLFRDHTLSGGWKAVWIFFLVFAPFITALVYLVARGGGMAERNHRAEQDARAATDHYIRDVAGTSPADEIAKAKTLLDSGSISAEEFDHLKSRALGSVRA from the coding sequence GTGAATTGGGACAACTTCTGGGAAGTCATCTGGCTCTTCTTCTGGGGCTTCGTGTTCATCGCCTACCTGATGGCGCTGTTCTCGATCGTCGCGGACCTCTTCAGGGACCACACGCTGAGCGGCGGATGGAAGGCCGTGTGGATCTTCTTCCTGGTCTTCGCACCGTTCATCACCGCGCTGGTGTACCTGGTCGCACGCGGCGGCGGGATGGCCGAGCGCAACCACCGTGCGGAGCAGGACGCCCGGGCGGCCACGGACCACTACATCCGCGACGTCGCGGGCACGAGCCCCGCCGACGAGATCGCCAAGGCCAAGACCCTGCTCGACTCCGGCAGCATCAGCGCCGAAGAGTTCGACCACCTCAAGTCGCGCGCACTGGGTTCGGTGCGCGCCTGA
- a CDS encoding FUSC family protein yields the protein MTDPGNSRFRRLAELGLAPARYARVLRASDRTPLLQVVKTAVAASLAWIVCLLVLPGDLPIFGTIAAILVVQPSINQSFSKALERTVGVIAGVVIASLAAAFFGVESWLILASILVSLLLGWAFRLSQSTTAQIPISALLVLTIGAATPGYAVERVIETVLGAAIAVVVNVIVVPPVRLRPAQDAIAALGAEVANSLDDLARLIREPSTAKQRMSALVTARLLRPMELKAVAAVTGAEESLRFNPRRSVHRSTLATDHQLLDTLHVLVLRVPGMIRALDDRYDETIHTEPTAAGLSTEVARAAHDLRLVMQQAEPEEAATDEVPTLTEPFTVLAPSAAHWILIGSLLEDLRRVREVIVEASDDRTP from the coding sequence GTGACGGATCCCGGCAACTCGCGCTTCAGGCGCCTCGCCGAACTCGGGCTGGCACCCGCGCGTTACGCGCGGGTGCTGCGGGCGTCCGACCGCACTCCCCTGCTGCAGGTCGTCAAGACCGCCGTGGCCGCGAGCCTCGCCTGGATCGTCTGCCTTCTCGTGCTGCCGGGCGACCTGCCGATCTTCGGCACGATCGCCGCGATCCTCGTGGTGCAGCCGAGCATCAACCAGTCGTTCTCGAAGGCGCTCGAACGCACGGTCGGGGTCATCGCCGGCGTCGTGATCGCCTCCCTCGCCGCCGCGTTCTTCGGCGTGGAGAGCTGGCTCATCCTCGCCAGCATTCTCGTGTCGTTGCTCCTGGGCTGGGCGTTCCGGCTCAGCCAGTCGACGACGGCGCAGATCCCGATCAGCGCCCTGCTCGTGCTGACGATCGGCGCGGCCACTCCCGGCTACGCGGTCGAGCGCGTCATCGAGACCGTGCTCGGCGCGGCGATCGCCGTCGTGGTGAACGTCATCGTGGTTCCTCCCGTCCGACTGAGACCGGCGCAGGACGCGATCGCGGCTCTCGGAGCCGAGGTCGCGAATTCGCTGGACGACCTGGCCAGGCTGATCAGGGAGCCGTCAACGGCAAAACAGCGGATGTCGGCCCTCGTGACCGCGCGGCTGCTGCGCCCGATGGAACTGAAGGCGGTCGCCGCCGTGACCGGCGCCGAGGAGAGCCTGCGGTTCAACCCGCGCCGCTCGGTGCACCGCTCGACCCTCGCCACCGACCACCAGCTGCTCGACACGCTCCACGTGCTCGTGCTGCGGGTGCCGGGGATGATCCGTGCGCTCGACGACCGCTACGACGAGACGATCCACACCGAACCGACAGCCGCGGGGCTCTCCACCGAGGTGGCCCGCGCGGCGCACGACCTGCGGCTCGTGATGCAGCAGGCGGAACCCGAGGAGGCGGCGACCGACGAGGTGCCGACGCTCACCGAGCCGTTCACCGTGCTCGCGCCGAGCGCCGCACACTGGATCCTCATCGGGTCGCTGCTCGAAGACCTGCGCCGGGTGCGCGAGGTGATCGTGGAGGCATCGGACGACCGGACGCCGTGA
- a CDS encoding GNAT family N-acetyltransferase translates to MAEHELHLRRYVPTDAAATLRCFQRAVRGTASRDYDPEQIESWAPGDVDLDAWGRRRASAETWVAERDGEPVGFTDVDDDGYIDMMFVDPDAARTGVASALLQRIVDLANARGCAELSTNASITARPFFERHGFQIVAEQRVERRGSVLTNYRMRRPLTG, encoded by the coding sequence ATGGCCGAACACGAACTCCACCTCCGGCGCTACGTGCCGACTGACGCGGCGGCGACCCTGCGTTGCTTCCAGCGGGCGGTGCGCGGCACGGCCTCGCGCGACTACGACCCCGAGCAGATCGAGTCGTGGGCGCCCGGCGATGTCGATCTCGACGCGTGGGGGCGTCGACGCGCGAGCGCCGAGACCTGGGTCGCCGAGCGCGACGGCGAACCGGTCGGCTTCACCGACGTGGACGACGACGGGTACATCGACATGATGTTCGTCGACCCCGATGCCGCCCGCACCGGCGTGGCATCCGCACTCTTGCAGCGCATCGTCGACCTCGCGAACGCTCGCGGCTGCGCCGAACTCAGCACGAACGCCAGCATCACGGCGCGTCCGTTCTTCGAACGCCACGGCTTCCAGATCGTCGCCGAGCAACGCGTCGAGCGGCGTGGCAGCGTGCTGACCAACTACCGCATGCGTCGCCCCCTGACGGGATGA